One genomic segment of Natrononativus amylolyticus includes these proteins:
- a CDS encoding AMP-dependent synthetase/ligase produces MNWRDAEREYTDAVIGETTLGRLFEDAAERNANRPAQRYKGGVYDRSLADAALPAAAPGSFRAISYAEMRGIVRTLSAGFRDLGVEVGDRVAIFADTRVEWAQSDFALLAAGAVVTTVYESSSPEQVRYLLSDPGATGVVVENAALADRVLETADDLELEFVVSMDRLGGEYDDREGVYELADVYARGEEAFDLEAYQERVDAPAMDDLASLIYTSGTTGQPKGVELTHRNFRSNVNGIRKRFGPRPDKPDDVPAIDESTQTVSFLPLAHVFERTAGHFLMFASGACVAYAESSDTLKDDFGAVGPTAATSVPRVYEKIYDAIREGASESSVKERIFEWAVEVGRAYQAADEPGPVLSGKRAVADTLVFSQVEEALGGNVEMLISGGGSLSPELCTLYHGMGLPIFEGYGLTETAPVVAVNPPEEPKIGTIGPALVDVELEVDESVVDQSVFEDDPGRVGELLVSGPNVTSGYWNRPEATEQAFTGNVPGREEESADGERWFRTGDIVHLRPDGYVEFRERAKQILVLSTGKNVAPAPLEDAFAASEVVEQCMVVGDGEKFVGALIVPNFEGVRAWAAEEGIDLPDDERDLCADERVRSYVGREVERVNEGFERHERIKEFRLVHEEFTEENEMLTPTMKKKRRVIRRSFDERVADIYAD; encoded by the coding sequence ATGAACTGGCGGGACGCCGAACGGGAGTACACGGACGCGGTGATCGGGGAGACGACGCTGGGACGGCTGTTCGAGGACGCGGCGGAACGCAACGCGAACAGACCGGCCCAGCGGTACAAAGGCGGCGTCTACGACCGGTCGCTCGCCGACGCGGCGCTTCCCGCCGCCGCGCCGGGTTCGTTTCGGGCGATCTCCTACGCGGAGATGCGCGGGATCGTTCGCACCCTCTCGGCGGGCTTTCGCGACCTCGGCGTCGAGGTCGGCGACCGCGTCGCCATCTTCGCCGACACCCGCGTGGAGTGGGCGCAGTCCGATTTCGCGCTGCTCGCCGCGGGCGCGGTCGTCACCACCGTCTACGAGAGTTCCTCGCCCGAGCAGGTCCGCTACCTGCTCTCCGATCCCGGCGCAACCGGCGTCGTCGTCGAGAACGCCGCCCTCGCCGACCGGGTGCTCGAGACCGCGGACGACCTCGAGCTGGAGTTCGTCGTCTCGATGGATCGGCTCGGCGGCGAGTACGACGACCGCGAGGGCGTCTACGAGCTCGCGGACGTCTACGCCCGCGGAGAGGAGGCGTTCGACCTCGAGGCCTACCAGGAGCGCGTCGACGCGCCCGCGATGGACGATCTGGCGAGTCTGATCTACACGAGCGGCACTACGGGCCAGCCCAAGGGCGTCGAGCTCACCCACCGCAACTTCCGGTCGAACGTCAACGGCATTCGAAAGCGATTCGGCCCGCGCCCCGACAAACCCGACGACGTCCCCGCGATCGACGAGTCGACTCAGACGGTGTCGTTCCTGCCGCTGGCACACGTCTTCGAGCGCACCGCCGGTCACTTCCTGATGTTCGCCTCCGGCGCCTGCGTCGCCTACGCCGAGAGTTCGGACACGCTGAAGGACGACTTCGGCGCGGTCGGCCCCACGGCCGCGACGAGCGTCCCGCGGGTGTACGAGAAGATTTACGACGCGATCCGCGAGGGGGCGAGCGAGTCGTCGGTCAAAGAGCGCATCTTCGAGTGGGCCGTCGAGGTCGGCCGGGCCTACCAGGCGGCCGACGAGCCGGGGCCGGTACTCTCGGGCAAACGCGCCGTCGCGGACACGCTCGTCTTCTCGCAGGTCGAAGAGGCGCTCGGCGGCAACGTCGAGATGCTGATCAGCGGCGGCGGCAGCCTCTCGCCCGAACTCTGTACCCTCTATCACGGGATGGGGCTCCCGATCTTCGAGGGGTACGGCCTCACCGAAACCGCCCCGGTCGTCGCCGTCAACCCGCCCGAGGAGCCGAAGATCGGCACCATCGGCCCCGCGCTCGTCGACGTCGAACTCGAGGTCGACGAGTCGGTCGTCGACCAGTCGGTGTTCGAGGACGATCCGGGCCGGGTCGGCGAACTGCTCGTCAGCGGGCCGAACGTGACGAGCGGTTACTGGAATCGGCCGGAGGCGACCGAGCAGGCGTTCACCGGGAACGTTCCGGGCCGCGAGGAGGAGTCGGCCGACGGCGAGCGCTGGTTCCGAACCGGCGATATCGTCCACCTCCGGCCCGACGGCTACGTCGAGTTCCGCGAGCGCGCGAAACAGATCCTCGTGCTCTCGACGGGCAAGAACGTCGCGCCCGCCCCACTCGAGGACGCCTTCGCCGCGAGCGAGGTCGTCGAGCAGTGTATGGTCGTTGGCGACGGCGAGAAGTTCGTCGGCGCACTGATCGTCCCGAACTTCGAGGGCGTCCGGGCGTGGGCCGCCGAGGAGGGGATCGACCTCCCGGACGACGAGCGGGACCTCTGTGCCGACGAGCGCGTCCGGTCGTACGTGGGCAGGGAGGTCGAGCGGGTCAACGAGGGCTTCGAGCGCCACGAGCGGATCAAGGAGTTCCGGCTCGTCCACGAGGAGTTCACCGAGGAGAACGAGATGCTCACCCCCACGATGAAGAAGAAGCGCCGCGTGATCCGCCGGTCGTTCGACGAGCGCGTCGCGGACATCTACGCCGACTGA
- a CDS encoding AMP-dependent synthetase/ligase: MDWRDAEREFDSDVLETDTLAQMFEKAVDRNADRPAQRYKGGIYDRSLAGVAFESAPDGEFAPLSYAEMREIVRHLATGFRDLGVEVGDRVAIFADTRVEWAQSDFALLAAGAVVTTIYRNSSTRQVRYLLSDPGATGVVVENAALADRVLEAADDLEFVVSIDELGGAHADDDRVHTLADVYERGRETFDEDRYREWLEERTPDDLASLIYTSGTTGQPKGVELTHRNFRVNVNQVYRRYGPRPDKPDDMPAIDESTQTVSFLPLAHVFERTAGHFLMFASGACVAYAESSDTLKEDFQLVGPTTATSVPRVYEKIYDAIREQASESSVKERIFEWATEVSREYYRADSPGRTLETKMRIADKLVFSQVKEALGGNVEFLVSGGGTLSADLCTLYHGMGLPILEGYGLTETSPVVTTNPPEEPKIGTIGLPVPDCEVKVDPSVGGDAAADADGETGELLVSGPNVARGYWNKPGKTAEAFFEEDGERWFRTGDIVTIRPDDYIEFRERAKQILVLSTGKNVAPAPLEDAFADSQVVEQCMVIGDGEKFVGALLVPNFEYLRDAVDAADDEPLVEHPEVEALVQAEVDAVNEDFESYERIKQFQLVPEEFTEENEMLTPTMKKKRRVILEKFAEEVADIYDEPTGGEPAEATG, translated from the coding sequence ATGGACTGGAGGGACGCAGAGCGGGAGTTCGATAGCGACGTACTCGAGACCGATACGCTCGCGCAAATGTTCGAGAAGGCGGTCGACCGCAACGCCGACCGGCCGGCCCAGCGGTACAAAGGCGGGATCTACGACCGGTCGCTCGCCGGGGTGGCGTTCGAGTCGGCTCCAGACGGCGAGTTTGCACCGCTGTCCTACGCGGAGATGCGCGAGATCGTTCGCCACCTCGCCACCGGCTTCCGCGACCTCGGCGTCGAGGTCGGCGACCGCGTCGCCATCTTCGCCGACACCCGCGTGGAGTGGGCGCAGTCCGATTTCGCGCTGCTCGCCGCGGGCGCGGTCGTGACGACGATCTACCGAAACTCCTCGACCAGGCAGGTCCGGTACCTGCTCTCCGATCCCGGCGCAACCGGCGTCGTCGTCGAGAACGCCGCCCTCGCCGACCGGGTGCTCGAGGCCGCGGACGACCTCGAGTTCGTCGTCTCGATCGACGAACTCGGCGGGGCCCACGCCGACGACGACCGGGTTCACACGCTCGCGGACGTTTACGAGCGGGGACGAGAGACGTTCGACGAGGACCGGTATCGGGAGTGGCTCGAGGAGCGGACCCCGGACGACCTGGCGAGTCTGATCTACACGAGCGGCACCACGGGCCAACCCAAGGGCGTCGAACTCACCCACCGCAACTTCCGGGTGAACGTCAACCAGGTGTACCGCCGGTACGGGCCCCGGCCCGACAAACCGGACGACATGCCGGCGATCGACGAGTCGACTCAGACGGTGTCGTTCCTGCCGCTGGCGCACGTCTTCGAGCGCACCGCCGGCCACTTCCTGATGTTCGCCTCCGGCGCCTGCGTCGCCTACGCCGAGAGTTCGGACACCCTCAAAGAGGACTTCCAGCTCGTCGGTCCCACGACGGCGACGAGCGTCCCGCGGGTGTACGAGAAGATCTACGACGCGATCCGCGAGCAGGCGAGCGAGTCGTCGGTCAAAGAGCGCATCTTCGAGTGGGCCACCGAGGTGAGCCGGGAGTACTACCGCGCGGACAGTCCCGGGAGAACCCTCGAGACGAAGATGCGGATCGCCGACAAACTCGTCTTCTCGCAGGTCAAGGAGGCGCTGGGCGGAAACGTCGAGTTCCTCGTCAGCGGCGGCGGCACGCTCTCGGCCGACCTCTGTACGCTGTATCACGGGATGGGGCTCCCGATCCTCGAGGGATACGGCCTCACGGAGACGTCGCCGGTCGTCACGACGAACCCGCCCGAGGAGCCCAAGATCGGCACCATCGGTCTGCCGGTGCCGGACTGTGAGGTGAAAGTCGATCCGAGCGTGGGCGGGGACGCCGCCGCCGACGCCGACGGCGAAACCGGCGAACTGCTCGTCAGCGGGCCGAACGTGGCCCGGGGCTACTGGAACAAACCCGGGAAGACCGCCGAGGCGTTCTTCGAGGAAGACGGCGAGCGCTGGTTCCGAACCGGCGACATCGTCACCATCCGCCCGGACGACTACATCGAGTTCCGCGAGCGCGCGAAACAGATTCTCGTGCTCTCGACGGGCAAGAACGTCGCGCCCGCCCCCCTCGAGGACGCCTTCGCCGACAGCCAGGTCGTCGAGCAGTGTATGGTGATCGGCGACGGCGAGAAGTTCGTCGGCGCGTTACTCGTTCCGAACTTCGAGTACCTCAGAGACGCCGTCGACGCGGCCGACGACGAGCCGCTCGTCGAGCACCCGGAGGTCGAGGCGTTGGTCCAGGCGGAGGTCGACGCCGTCAACGAGGACTTCGAGTCCTACGAGCGGATCAAGCAGTTCCAGCTCGTCCCCGAGGAGTTCACCGAGGAGAACGAGATGCTCACCCCCACGATGAAGAAGAAGCGCCGGGTGATCCTCGAGAAGTTCGCCGAGGAGGTCGCGGACATCTACGACGAGCCGACCGGCGGCGAGCCCGCGGAGGCGACGGGCTGA